The following proteins are encoded in a genomic region of Sporichthya brevicatena:
- a CDS encoding GspE/PulE family protein: MIGVPGGDAVAALVDAGLVTEDQVAEAVRQSELDGRAPLQVLVDTKVVSTSDVVRTAAAAVGLPYVELANYSVDPTAAARLPADYARRYGVLPLGWENGELLVAVGVKQAGNIELKDDLVRLTRSLVRFALAPHADIVAKIDQLYRAEDELTDLTSNIETEEQAEDLSNFTTVAEDAPIVRFVNLLISQAIADRASDIHIEPTENDLRVRYRIDGVLHEQHRSTKSIQAGVISRIKIMADINIAERRVPQDGRLSVNHNGRKVDLRVATLPTVWGEKIVARILDNSTAQLSLDELGFSAHNFRRYRNAYTKPYGMILVTGPTGSGKSTTLYATLNILNDPAVNIITVEDPVEYRLPGVNQVQTNPKAGLTFARALRSILRSDPDVILIGEIRDHETAQIAVESALTGHMVLSTLHTNDAPSAIGRLIEMGIEPFLVASALDSVLAQRLCRTLCKECKEPYTPTEQELADVRFGHDPSEPLPVLYRAVGCTACARTGYHGRMALHEVMTVTEEIERLAVARASTDEIEKMATAQGMTSLRDDGWLKVRQGLTSIEEILRVVA, from the coding sequence ATGATCGGCGTGCCAGGCGGCGACGCCGTCGCGGCGCTCGTGGACGCCGGCTTGGTGACTGAGGATCAGGTCGCCGAGGCGGTGAGGCAGAGCGAGCTCGACGGACGCGCCCCCCTCCAGGTCCTGGTCGACACCAAGGTGGTGTCGACCAGCGATGTGGTGCGCACCGCCGCAGCCGCCGTCGGCCTGCCGTACGTCGAGCTCGCGAACTACTCCGTCGACCCCACCGCCGCCGCGCGCCTGCCCGCCGACTACGCCCGCCGCTACGGCGTCCTCCCGCTCGGCTGGGAGAACGGCGAACTGCTCGTCGCCGTCGGCGTGAAGCAGGCCGGCAACATCGAGCTCAAGGACGACCTGGTCCGGCTCACGCGCAGCCTCGTCCGGTTCGCCCTCGCGCCGCACGCGGACATCGTCGCGAAGATCGACCAGCTCTACCGGGCCGAGGACGAGCTCACCGACCTCACCTCGAACATCGAGACCGAGGAGCAGGCCGAGGACCTCTCGAACTTCACGACGGTGGCGGAGGACGCCCCGATCGTGCGGTTCGTCAACCTGCTGATCTCGCAGGCGATCGCCGACCGGGCCTCGGACATCCACATCGAGCCCACCGAGAACGACCTGCGCGTGCGGTACCGCATCGACGGCGTCCTCCACGAGCAGCACCGGTCGACGAAGTCGATCCAGGCCGGCGTGATCTCGCGCATCAAGATCATGGCCGACATCAACATCGCGGAGCGCCGCGTGCCGCAGGACGGCCGGCTCTCGGTCAACCACAACGGCCGCAAGGTCGACCTGCGCGTGGCGACGCTGCCGACGGTGTGGGGCGAGAAGATCGTCGCCCGCATCCTGGACAACTCGACCGCCCAGCTGAGCCTGGACGAGCTCGGGTTCTCCGCCCACAACTTCCGCCGCTACCGGAACGCGTACACCAAGCCCTACGGGATGATCCTGGTGACCGGCCCGACCGGTTCCGGCAAATCGACGACGCTCTACGCGACGCTGAACATCCTCAACGACCCGGCGGTCAACATCATCACCGTCGAGGACCCCGTCGAGTACCGGCTGCCCGGCGTGAACCAGGTGCAGACGAACCCGAAGGCCGGCCTGACGTTCGCCCGCGCGCTGCGCTCGATCCTGCGGTCCGACCCCGACGTCATCCTCATCGGTGAGATCCGGGACCACGAGACCGCGCAGATCGCCGTCGAGTCCGCCCTCACCGGCCACATGGTGCTGAGCACCCTGCACACCAACGACGCCCCGTCCGCGATCGGCCGGCTCATCGAGATGGGCATCGAGCCGTTCCTCGTCGCGTCCGCGCTCGACTCCGTCCTCGCCCAGCGGCTCTGCCGGACGTTGTGCAAGGAGTGCAAGGAGCCGTACACGCCGACCGAGCAGGAGCTCGCCGACGTGCGCTTCGGCCACGACCCCTCCGAGCCCCTCCCGGTGCTCTACCGGGCCGTGGGGTGCACCGCGTGCGCCCGCACCGGCTACCACGGCCGGATGGCCCTCCACGAGGTCATGACGGTCACCGAGGAGATCGAGCGCCTCGCCGTGGCCCGTGCCTCCACGGACGAGATCGAGAAGATGGCGACCGCCCAGGGCATGACGAGCCTGCGCGACGACGGCTGGCTCAAGGTCCGCCAGGGGCTGACGTCGATCGAGGAGATCCTCCGCGTCGTCGCCTGA
- a CDS encoding LysM peptidoglycan-binding domain-containing protein — MPESEQTGGGRHRRRRRERASDEALTPLPGGLPPRAPWRRAKADEAAWTPLPTPGSTLRPIGATPVPSLAAGGFVRPLPKKGSGDVLTLDAPPELDPLGRLTSPTPVGPDDLIDPLADVRRRSATVVAGVVTGAVTLPPMFGLSPANAAIEPKPNPTPAVVLPTGVEDFSPYLGQVSCDPNAKPGVVAFSQLVLSYWGRGGSYGITRPCNIGGQSEHKEGRAWDFRLDPNSYEDQVAGQRIIDWLLADDALNARRLGIMYIIWNERIWATYQREDGWRAYKGPDNHTSHIHFSFSWNGAMKRTSWWTGTVSPIEYGPCQKYIGEKVPVYGKKINLAPCPKPKAKPKPKPDPVTSKPDKPKNDKPKADAPKADKPATTTKYKTITVKSGQTVGGLAKKHKTTVAKIVKLNKLANPNRIYVGQKLRVPVKVTSTKKSNSGTKASSTKTPAKTPTVVRIHVVQRGDTVGGLATRFHSTIAAIVKANDLKNPNMIYPGQKLRIPKV; from the coding sequence GTGCCGGAGAGCGAGCAGACGGGCGGGGGCCGCCACCGACGGCGTCGGCGTGAGCGGGCCTCCGACGAGGCGCTGACCCCGCTGCCCGGCGGCCTTCCGCCGCGTGCGCCCTGGCGCCGGGCCAAGGCCGACGAGGCCGCCTGGACGCCGCTGCCGACCCCCGGGTCGACCCTGCGCCCCATCGGCGCCACCCCGGTTCCCAGCCTCGCCGCCGGCGGCTTCGTGCGGCCACTGCCGAAGAAGGGCTCGGGCGACGTCCTGACCCTCGACGCCCCGCCGGAGCTCGACCCGCTCGGGCGCCTGACCAGCCCGACCCCGGTCGGCCCCGACGACCTGATCGACCCGCTCGCCGACGTGCGCCGCCGCAGCGCGACCGTCGTGGCCGGCGTCGTCACCGGCGCGGTCACTTTGCCGCCGATGTTCGGGCTGTCCCCCGCGAACGCGGCCATCGAGCCCAAGCCCAACCCGACTCCGGCCGTGGTCCTCCCGACCGGCGTCGAGGACTTCTCGCCGTACCTCGGCCAGGTCTCCTGCGACCCCAACGCCAAGCCTGGCGTCGTCGCCTTCTCCCAGCTCGTGCTCTCGTACTGGGGCCGCGGCGGCAGCTACGGCATCACGCGGCCCTGCAACATCGGCGGGCAGTCCGAGCACAAGGAGGGGCGCGCCTGGGACTTCCGGCTCGACCCCAACAGCTACGAGGACCAGGTCGCCGGCCAGCGCATCATCGACTGGCTGCTCGCGGACGACGCGCTCAACGCGCGCCGCCTCGGGATCATGTACATCATCTGGAACGAGCGCATCTGGGCGACGTACCAGCGCGAGGACGGCTGGCGCGCCTACAAGGGGCCGGACAACCACACCTCGCACATCCACTTCTCGTTCTCCTGGAACGGCGCGATGAAGCGCACGTCCTGGTGGACCGGAACGGTGTCGCCGATCGAGTACGGCCCGTGCCAGAAGTACATCGGCGAGAAGGTCCCGGTGTACGGCAAGAAGATCAACCTCGCGCCGTGCCCGAAGCCCAAGGCGAAGCCCAAGCCGAAGCCCGACCCGGTCACCTCGAAGCCGGACAAGCCCAAGAACGACAAGCCGAAGGCCGACGCGCCCAAGGCCGACAAGCCGGCGACCACGACCAAGTACAAGACCATCACGGTGAAGTCGGGTCAGACGGTCGGTGGCCTCGCGAAGAAGCACAAGACGACCGTCGCGAAGATCGTCAAGCTCAACAAGCTGGCGAACCCGAACCGCATCTACGTCGGCCAGAAGCTGCGCGTGCCGGTGAAGGTCACGAGCACCAAGAAGAGCAACAGCGGCACCAAGGCGTCGTCGACCAAGACCCCCGCGAAGACCCCGACGGTCGTGCGGATCCACGTCGTTCAGCGCGGCGACACCGTCGGCGGCCTCGCGACCCGCTTCCACAGCACCATCGCGGCGATCGTGAAGGCGAACGACCTCAAGAACCCGAACATGATCTACCCGGGCCAGAAGCTCCGGATCCCGAAGGTCTGA
- a CDS encoding PilT/PilU family type 4a pilus ATPase, with protein sequence MEPEIAPLLRAVVQNSASDLHIKSSAPPKIRISGSLVALDSPVLSPADVEDLILPTMSPDVAEYFAKNNEADYALAVPGVGRFRVNVFRARGEVGSVMRLITDEPMSLEELGMPAVLGKLALEPRGLVLVTGPTGSGKTTTLAAMVDQINANRAVHILTIEDPIEVTHRDKLASVNQREIGMDTRNWSTALRAAMRQDPDVILIGEMRDVDTVKAALAAAETGHFVMSTLHTTDARETVNRIVDFFPEHEQKQVRLSLAAALKGIVCQRLVPKADGAGRTCVMEIAVNDARVAEAIADPDKTDTIPDLVAAGDYSGMQSFDQHLLRLVLDGTVSLEDAKLVASRPHDLSVMLRRAGVTATMAETLTR encoded by the coding sequence ATGGAGCCGGAGATCGCGCCGCTGCTGCGCGCCGTCGTGCAGAACAGCGCCTCAGACCTTCACATCAAGTCCAGCGCCCCGCCGAAGATCCGGATCTCCGGATCCCTGGTCGCCCTGGACTCCCCCGTCCTCTCGCCGGCGGACGTCGAGGACCTGATCCTCCCGACGATGTCGCCGGACGTGGCCGAGTACTTCGCCAAGAACAACGAGGCGGACTACGCCCTCGCCGTCCCCGGCGTCGGACGGTTCCGCGTCAACGTGTTCCGGGCGCGCGGCGAGGTCGGCTCGGTCATGCGACTGATCACCGACGAGCCGATGTCGCTCGAGGAGCTCGGCATGCCGGCGGTGCTCGGCAAGCTCGCGCTCGAACCGCGCGGCCTGGTGCTCGTGACCGGACCGACCGGGTCGGGCAAGACGACGACGCTCGCCGCGATGGTCGACCAGATCAACGCCAACCGCGCCGTCCACATCCTCACGATCGAGGACCCGATCGAGGTCACCCACCGCGACAAGCTCGCCTCGGTCAACCAGCGCGAGATCGGCATGGACACCCGCAACTGGTCCACGGCGCTGCGCGCGGCCATGCGGCAGGACCCCGACGTCATCCTCATCGGCGAGATGCGCGACGTGGACACCGTCAAGGCCGCCCTCGCCGCCGCGGAGACCGGACACTTCGTCATGTCCACGCTGCACACCACGGACGCTCGCGAAACCGTGAACCGCATCGTCGACTTCTTCCCCGAGCACGAGCAGAAGCAGGTCCGGCTCTCGCTGGCCGCGGCGCTCAAGGGAATCGTCTGCCAGCGGCTGGTGCCGAAGGCCGACGGCGCGGGTAGGACCTGCGTCATGGAGATCGCCGTGAACGACGCTCGCGTGGCCGAGGCCATCGCGGACCCGGACAAGACGGACACGATTCCGGATCTGGTGGCGGCGGGGGACTACTCCGGGATGCAATCCTTCGACCAGCACCTGCTCCGACTGGTCCTGGACGGCACGGTCTCGCTCGAAGATGCCAAGCTGGTGGCGAGCCGTCCGCACGACCTGTCGGTCATGCTGCGACGTGCCGGGGTGACCGCGACGATGGCGGAGACCCTGACGCGATGA
- the pilM gene encoding type IV pilus assembly protein PilM, with product MKRTDARWGARKVVCLDVGSSGLRAAQFSVRSTPMSGTSCRLDRFAAVPLPEGAVAGGVVTDPAAVAKALRALWSAGRFSTKKVVFGLANDRVLVRQLDLDWMEPADFRKALPYSVADQIPMSVNEANLDYHVLEDLPAGPDPESEHMLRILLVAAASEMVDTFLTALSEADLVPVKAELAPFALIRAAVPNPEPAADADVAEAIVDIGADTLTVVVHTAGQPRFVRTVNQLGGRVITGELQQKFGWSFDEAEEAKAQYGLPRQRSGDEEKVNLEHPAQQAIEERVAGVVAEVRTTLNFFLSAGTGVRSLSRILLTGGGSRLSGLSERIAEAMDTEVVLLATPREVKSRVSAAAEDDLGAVALLSGLALGVM from the coding sequence GTGAAGCGAACAGATGCCCGATGGGGCGCCCGCAAGGTGGTCTGCCTGGACGTGGGCAGCTCCGGTCTGCGAGCGGCGCAGTTCAGCGTCCGCTCGACCCCGATGAGTGGCACGTCGTGCCGGCTCGACCGCTTCGCGGCGGTCCCGCTGCCGGAGGGCGCGGTCGCCGGCGGTGTCGTGACCGACCCGGCCGCGGTGGCGAAGGCGCTGCGCGCGCTGTGGTCCGCGGGCCGCTTCTCCACGAAGAAGGTCGTGTTCGGTCTCGCCAACGACCGCGTGCTGGTCCGTCAGCTCGACCTGGACTGGATGGAGCCGGCGGACTTCCGCAAGGCGCTGCCGTACTCGGTCGCCGACCAGATCCCGATGTCGGTGAACGAGGCGAACCTCGACTACCACGTGCTCGAGGACCTGCCGGCCGGCCCGGACCCCGAGTCCGAGCACATGCTCCGGATCCTGCTCGTGGCCGCCGCCAGCGAGATGGTCGACACCTTCCTCACCGCGCTGTCCGAGGCGGACCTGGTGCCGGTGAAGGCGGAGCTCGCGCCGTTCGCGCTGATCCGCGCCGCCGTCCCGAACCCCGAGCCCGCGGCCGACGCCGACGTGGCCGAGGCGATCGTCGACATCGGGGCCGACACCCTGACCGTCGTCGTTCACACCGCCGGGCAGCCGCGGTTCGTGCGTACCGTCAACCAGCTCGGCGGCCGGGTCATCACCGGCGAGCTGCAGCAGAAGTTCGGTTGGTCCTTCGACGAGGCCGAGGAGGCGAAGGCGCAGTACGGTCTGCCCCGCCAGCGCAGCGGCGACGAGGAGAAGGTCAACCTCGAGCACCCCGCGCAGCAGGCTATCGAGGAGCGGGTCGCCGGCGTGGTCGCCGAGGTCCGCACCACCCTGAACTTCTTCCTGTCGGCCGGCACCGGCGTGCGCAGCCTCTCCCGCATCCTGCTCACCGGCGGCGGTTCGCGCCTGTCCGGGCTCTCCGAGCGGATCGCGGAGGCGATGGACACCGAGGTGGTCCTGCTCGCCACCCCGCGTGAGGTGAAGAGCCGTGTCTCCGCCGCGGCCGAGGACGACCTCGGCGCGGTCGCCCTGCTGTCGGGTCTCGCCCTGGGAGTGATGTGA
- a CDS encoding MMPL family transporter translates to MFEALGRRTYRSRRWVLGLAGVFVLVAVTWGVGVFSALTQGGFEDPGSESAKALTRIEAIADGAGDADVVAIYTDPDRTVDDTGFRNTVVETLQDLPAGEVAGFSTYWSTGSDAFVSADRHSTFATVTLAGVSDEEKEEAFAAVRDHLRAPGLQTELGGPSAVYSDVSSQVESDIARAEALSLPIVFLLLVIVFGSLTAAAMPLVIGGLAILGAFTMLHVLTLFTDVSIFAINIVTMLGLGLAVDYALFVVSRFREELPRAATVEDALVRTMATAGRTVAFSGLTVAVSLASLLLFPQPFLQSMGFGGMAAVLVAMIGALTVLPALLGLLGHRIDALRVPRPWRRAGGATGGVWARVAHGVMRRPLAVAGAVIALLLVLGTPFLRAEFGGVDSRVLPAGTESRVVDEKLASQFPADPSATIDVVLDGADAGTATSYVDRLRSLPGVTGAEVVAAGDGAVRIAVHHDELPTSREARGLVADIRDVRAPAGTEVLVGGESAELVDLLAGLRGTLPWMALFVGIVTLLLLFAAFGSVVLPLKALVMNVLSLGAAFGAVVWIFQDGHLSGLLDFTPTGAVEASNPILMLAIAFGLSMDYEVFLLSRIREEWDRTGDNTGAVATGLARTGGIITSAALLLIVVIGAFATSGITFIKMIGVGLVIAILVDATIVRGLLVPATMRLLGTANWWAPGPLRRAWERYGFREGEGFVAEEPIRRPQLVPIVLPAVDPVYLGTDLDPLYDENAPLPAPVSG, encoded by the coding sequence ATGTTCGAGGCACTCGGACGCCGGACCTACCGTTCCCGTCGTTGGGTCCTCGGGCTCGCCGGCGTCTTCGTCCTCGTGGCCGTGACCTGGGGCGTCGGCGTGTTCTCGGCCCTGACCCAGGGCGGGTTCGAGGACCCGGGCAGCGAGTCCGCGAAGGCCCTGACCCGGATCGAGGCGATCGCCGACGGGGCCGGGGACGCCGACGTCGTCGCGATCTACACCGACCCGGACCGGACCGTGGACGACACCGGCTTCCGGAACACCGTGGTCGAGACGCTGCAGGACCTGCCCGCGGGCGAGGTCGCGGGCTTCTCCACGTACTGGAGCACCGGCTCCGATGCCTTCGTCTCCGCCGACCGGCACTCCACCTTCGCCACCGTGACGCTCGCCGGCGTCAGCGACGAGGAGAAGGAGGAGGCGTTCGCGGCCGTCCGCGACCACCTGCGCGCGCCCGGGCTGCAGACCGAGCTCGGCGGCCCCTCGGCGGTCTACTCCGACGTCAGCAGCCAGGTCGAGTCCGACATCGCGCGCGCCGAGGCGCTGTCGCTGCCGATCGTCTTCCTGCTCCTGGTCATCGTCTTCGGCAGCCTGACCGCGGCGGCGATGCCGCTCGTGATCGGCGGTCTCGCGATCCTCGGCGCCTTCACGATGCTGCACGTCCTGACGCTGTTCACGGACGTCTCGATCTTCGCGATCAACATCGTGACGATGCTCGGGCTCGGCCTCGCCGTCGACTACGCGCTGTTCGTCGTCAGCCGGTTCCGCGAGGAGCTGCCCCGCGCCGCGACCGTCGAGGACGCCCTCGTCCGCACGATGGCGACCGCAGGCCGCACCGTCGCGTTCTCCGGCCTGACCGTGGCGGTCTCGCTCGCCTCGCTGCTGCTGTTCCCGCAGCCGTTCCTGCAGTCGATGGGCTTCGGCGGCATGGCGGCCGTCCTGGTCGCGATGATCGGGGCGCTCACCGTCCTCCCGGCTCTGCTCGGCCTGCTCGGGCACCGGATCGACGCCCTGCGCGTGCCGCGGCCGTGGCGGCGGGCCGGTGGCGCGACCGGTGGCGTCTGGGCGCGGGTCGCGCACGGCGTCATGCGCCGTCCGCTGGCGGTGGCCGGCGCAGTGATCGCCCTGCTGCTCGTCCTCGGCACACCGTTCCTGCGCGCGGAGTTCGGCGGCGTCGACTCCCGGGTCCTGCCCGCGGGCACGGAGAGCCGGGTCGTCGACGAGAAACTGGCGAGCCAGTTCCCGGCCGACCCGAGCGCGACGATCGACGTCGTCCTCGACGGGGCGGACGCCGGCACCGCGACGAGCTACGTCGACCGCCTGCGCAGCCTGCCCGGCGTGACCGGCGCCGAGGTCGTCGCCGCCGGCGACGGCGCGGTGCGGATCGCCGTCCACCACGACGAGCTGCCGACCTCGCGCGAGGCCCGCGGGCTGGTCGCCGACATCCGGGACGTTCGGGCCCCGGCCGGGACCGAGGTGCTGGTCGGCGGCGAGAGCGCCGAACTGGTCGACCTGCTCGCGGGTCTGCGCGGCACGCTGCCCTGGATGGCCCTGTTCGTCGGGATCGTCACCCTGCTGCTGCTGTTCGCGGCGTTCGGGTCGGTGGTGCTGCCGCTCAAGGCGCTGGTGATGAACGTGCTCTCGCTCGGCGCCGCGTTCGGCGCGGTGGTGTGGATCTTCCAGGACGGCCATCTGTCCGGCCTGCTCGACTTCACCCCGACCGGGGCGGTCGAGGCGTCGAACCCGATCCTCATGCTCGCGATCGCGTTCGGGCTCTCGATGGACTACGAGGTGTTCCTGCTCTCGCGGATCCGCGAGGAGTGGGACCGCACCGGCGACAACACCGGAGCCGTGGCGACCGGGCTGGCCCGCACCGGCGGCATCATCACCAGCGCCGCGCTGCTGCTGATCGTCGTCATCGGCGCGTTCGCGACGTCCGGCATCACGTTCATCAAGATGATCGGCGTCGGTCTGGTGATCGCGATCCTCGTCGACGCGACCATCGTCCGCGGCCTGCTCGTGCCGGCCACGATGCGCCTGCTGGGCACGGCGAACTGGTGGGCCCCGGGCCCACTGCGCCGGGCGTGGGAGCGCTACGGGTTCCGCGAGGGCGAGGGGTTCGTCGCGGAGGAGCCGATCCGGCGGCCGCAGCTCGTGCCGATCGTCCTGCCGGCCGTCGACCCGGTGTACCTGGGGACCGACCTCGACCCGCTCTACGACGAGAACGCCCCGCTTCCGGCACCCGTGTCCGGATAG
- a CDS encoding type IV pilus twitching motility protein PilT: MEQTPDLLAQYEIADALASTHELAVSALTAEHQAAAIAAAAEAAEAAARAREEAIANKRVDLDELLLHLLELGGSDLHLTAGSPPVVRHLGKVMPVEDQPVLTGDTLRELIYGILTERQRKVFEENLELDLAYALPGHARFRMNIFQQRESIGAVLRVIPWEIKGLDQLNMPAVIGSFAELKRGLVLVTGPTGSGKSTTLAAIIDQINSTRHDHIMTIEDPIEFLHQHKRSIVNQREVGGDTHSFRNALKHVLRQDPDVILVGELRDLDTISVALTAAETGHLVFATLHTQSAQDTITRVVDVFPAEQQQQIRTQLAATLQGVVCQTLCRTADGVGRVAAVEIMVCTPGIRAMIRDDKLPQIPGALQAGARDGMQTLNAHLADLVKAHRITLETALEHCTNKEDLLQLTGSLLRRPPTQSSGLNAPLSL, encoded by the coding sequence GTGGAGCAGACGCCCGACCTGCTGGCCCAGTACGAGATCGCGGACGCGCTCGCCTCGACCCACGAGCTCGCGGTCAGCGCTCTGACCGCGGAGCACCAGGCCGCCGCCATCGCCGCCGCCGCCGAGGCCGCGGAGGCCGCCGCCCGTGCCCGCGAGGAGGCGATCGCGAACAAGCGCGTCGACCTCGACGAGCTGTTGCTGCACCTGCTTGAGCTCGGTGGCTCCGACCTGCACCTCACGGCCGGGTCCCCGCCCGTCGTGCGGCACCTCGGCAAGGTCATGCCGGTCGAGGACCAGCCGGTGCTCACCGGTGACACCCTGCGCGAACTGATCTACGGCATCCTGACGGAGCGTCAGCGCAAGGTCTTCGAGGAAAACCTCGAACTCGACCTGGCGTACGCGCTGCCCGGGCACGCCCGGTTCCGCATGAACATCTTCCAGCAGCGCGAATCGATCGGGGCCGTGCTCCGTGTGATCCCGTGGGAGATCAAGGGCCTCGACCAGCTGAACATGCCGGCGGTCATCGGGTCCTTCGCCGAACTCAAGCGCGGCCTGGTGCTGGTCACCGGTCCCACCGGCTCGGGCAAGTCGACGACGCTCGCCGCGATCATCGACCAGATCAACTCGACCCGGCACGACCACATCATGACCATCGAGGACCCGATCGAGTTCCTCCACCAGCACAAGCGCTCGATCGTGAACCAGCGCGAGGTCGGTGGCGACACCCACTCGTTCCGCAACGCACTCAAGCACGTGCTGCGCCAGGACCCCGACGTCATCCTCGTCGGTGAGCTCCGGGACCTCGACACGATCTCCGTCGCGCTCACCGCGGCCGAGACCGGCCACCTCGTCTTCGCGACCCTGCACACCCAGTCGGCGCAGGACACCATCACCCGCGTCGTCGACGTGTTCCCGGCCGAGCAGCAGCAGCAGATCCGCACGCAGCTCGCCGCGACGCTCCAGGGCGTCGTGTGTCAGACGCTGTGCCGCACCGCCGACGGCGTCGGCCGCGTCGCGGCCGTCGAGATCATGGTCTGCACGCCCGGCATCCGCGCGATGATCCGCGACGACAAGCTCCCGCAGATCCCCGGCGCCCTGCAGGCCGGCGCACGTGACGGGATGCAGACCCTCAACGCGCACCTGGCGGACCTGGTGAAGGCCCACCGGATCACTCTCGAGACCGCGCTCGAGCACTGCACGAACAAGGAGGACCTGCTGCAGCTGACGGGGTCTCTGCTGCGTCGTCCTCCCACGCAGAGCAGCGGTCTGAACGCCCCGCTGTCGCTCTGA
- a CDS encoding TetR/AcrR family transcriptional regulator: MDTTVATRRERLRGSTLDEILGAARRQLIAGGPTAISLRAIAREMGMTAPALYRYFASLDKLVEALVAACYDDLTAELEAERDRHLDQPVGVRMIECSRAFRRWALAHTPEFSLLFGTPIPDVSTEPEGASEEAGRQFGAVFGAMFVELWASAPFAVPGDDEIEPALAQGLRECRTKMGIGDLPLGAVLAYMSSWVKLYGAVTMEVFGHLKFATEDGEPLFELTLREIGTTLGIELAQGRS; the protein is encoded by the coding sequence GTGGACACGACGGTGGCAACGCGGCGCGAGCGGCTGCGCGGTTCGACGCTCGACGAGATCCTGGGCGCGGCTCGGCGGCAGCTGATCGCGGGCGGGCCGACGGCGATCTCACTGCGGGCGATCGCCCGTGAGATGGGCATGACCGCGCCGGCGCTGTACCGGTACTTCGCGAGCCTCGACAAGCTGGTCGAGGCGCTCGTCGCCGCCTGCTACGACGACCTGACGGCCGAGCTGGAGGCCGAGCGCGACCGGCACCTCGACCAGCCCGTCGGCGTGCGGATGATCGAGTGCAGCCGGGCGTTCCGGCGCTGGGCCCTGGCGCACACCCCGGAGTTCAGCCTCCTGTTCGGGACGCCGATCCCGGACGTCAGCACCGAGCCCGAGGGCGCCTCCGAGGAGGCCGGCCGCCAATTCGGTGCGGTGTTCGGGGCGATGTTCGTCGAGCTCTGGGCGAGCGCGCCCTTCGCCGTCCCCGGCGACGACGAGATCGAGCCGGCGCTCGCCCAGGGTCTGCGCGAGTGCCGGACGAAGATGGGCATCGGCGACCTGCCGCTCGGCGCGGTGCTCGCGTACATGTCGAGCTGGGTGAAGCTCTACGGCGCGGTGACGATGGAGGTGTTCGGGCACCTCAAGTTCGCGACCGAGGACGGCGAGCCGCTGTTCGAGCTCACGCTCCGGGAAATCGGAACGACCCTGGGCATTGAGCTCGCCCAGGGCCGTTCCTGA